The Capsicum annuum cultivar UCD-10X-F1 unplaced genomic scaffold, UCD10Xv1.1 ctg22453, whole genome shotgun sequence genome has a segment encoding these proteins:
- the LOC124890693 gene encoding agamous-like MADS-box protein AGL62 — MAKKPSSMGRQKIKIAKIEVKNQVTFSKRRSSLFKKASELCTLCVVEIAIIVLSPARKVFSFGHPNVESLIDRFLSRNNNKNNPIANNSLQLVEAHQNVNVCGLNFQVTQILGEVEIEKKRGESLDQMRKTSQSQCWWEAPISQLDLQELEQLKDSMEALKKYVTNQTNKFMVNEIANSSTFFGDNGNGIFDNYDIKPPRTMPSSSDLHNHTLGFDSAALF, encoded by the coding sequence atggcAAAGAAACCTAGTAGCATGGGTCGTCAAAAGATCAAAATTGCCAAGATAGAGGTCAAGAATCAGGTTACCTTCTCAAAACGTCGCTCTAGTCTTTTCAAAAAAGCAAGTGAACTGTGCACTCTCTGTGTTGTTGAAATAGCTATCATAGTTCTTTCCCCTGCAAGAAAAGTCTTTTCCTTCGGCCACCCTAATGTTGAGTCCCTTATTGATAGGTTCCTCtcgagaaataataataaaaataatccaaTCGCAAATAATTCACTTCAACTTGTTGAGGCTCATCAAAATGTTAATGTTTGTGGGCTCAATTTTCAAGTCACTCAAATTCTTGGTGAGGTTGAAATTGAGAAGAAAAGAGGTGAATCACTTGATCAAATGAGGAAAACTAGTCAGAGCCAATGTTGGTGGGAAGCTCCCATAAGTCAACTTGATTTGCAAGAACTTGAACAATTAAAGGATTCAATGGAAGCTTTGAAAAAATATGTGACTAATCAGACAAACAAGTTTATGGTTAATGAGATTGCTAATTCTTCTACTTTTTTTGGTGATAATGGTAATGGGATCTTTGACAACTATGATATCAAGCCACCTAGAACCATGCCTTCTTCAAGTGATCTTCACAACCATACCCTTGGTTTTGATTCAGCTGcacttttttaa